One Paroedura picta isolate Pp20150507F chromosome 3, Ppicta_v3.0, whole genome shotgun sequence genomic window carries:
- the TMEM187 gene encoding transmembrane protein 187 codes for MKVDVGSPVWHVVLGLAVCIAAVASGAFDGVHTDVGYEHYAEPTVPGWPVPVAMPANSLVNVGYVLLGWHWHCRSPSGSRRGRARYLQETFALMALLYGPVQWLRLGTQSHRAAVLDQWLTLLIFAWAAVWCHFLERGWRPGTFLAMEAASLASYGLALLHPQGFELALGGHILVVLWKVFRAQRRQGDATSAGIVGLGVASCLGFVCLKLWDQELARWAPFRRLSGHFWSKICDILQFHCAFLFCVRLGTLRSR; via the coding sequence ATGAAAGTCGACGTGGGATCCCCGGTGTGGCACGTGGTTTTAGGCCTGGCGGTCTGCATAGCTGCCGTGGCCTCAGGGGCCTTTGACGGCGTTCACACAGACGTGGGCTACGAGCACTACGCCGAACCCACCGTGCCAGGGTGGCCCGTCCCGGTAGCCATGCCTGCCAACTCTTTGGTCAATGTGGGCTACGTCCTCCTGGGCTGGCACTGGCACTGCCGCTCTCCGTCCGGCAGCCGAAGAGGGCGGGCACGCTACCTGCAGGAGACCTTTGCCCTGATGGCCCTGCTCTACGGGCCCGTGCAATGGCTCCGCCTGGGGACCCAGTCCCACCGGGCGGCCGTCTTAGACCAGTGGCTGACCCTGTTGATTTTCGCTTGGGCGGCCGTCTGGTGCCATTTCCTGGAGCGCGGGTGGCGGCCGGGCACTTTCCTGGCGATGGAAGCGGCCTCGCTGGCCAGTTACGGCTTGGCCTTGCTTCACCCCCAGGGGTTTGAGCTGGCTTTGGGCGGGCATATCTTGGTAGTGCTTTGGAAAGTATTCCGGGCGCAGAGGCGTCAGGGCGATGCCACGTCGGCGGGCATCGTGGGGCTAGGCGTGGCCTCTTGCCTGGGCTTCGTGTGCCTCAAGCTGTGGGATCAGGAGCTGGCACGGTGGGCCCCCTTCCGCCGACTCTCCGGCCACTTTTGGTCCAAGATCTGTGACATCCTGCAGTTCCACTGTGCTTTCCTCTTCTGCGTCCGGCTGGGCACCCTCCGATCCCGGTGA
- the IRAK1 gene encoding interleukin-1 receptor-associated kinase 1, with amino-acid sequence MAGPAPSGSLLDLPASVMCRFYEIMDALGRADWERFASRIVRNQVELRLYERTEGRTQNVMWAWMNRNARVSDLLHILKDLQLYLAHDVIAAWHPPALRPKPSAPPSRLPSVFHDPPRPPDPGGDGSRLKTSLWDPQKGASSPPAGCRLERSVCPAKSDRDPSSWTVGPTSGRSEASGTAPAGHEESPCPSQSLPDPSRSSRLSSDGRSSSPLPPPAHLKEEQAGDSVSPTCPFSWPLQELLVATDNFSEHLKIGEGGFGCVYRARLRNTDYAVKRLKEKAELDWAVIQNSFVTEVEKLSRFRHPNIVEFAGYCAEEGNFCLVYVFLPKGSLEDHVHGQAGLCLSWAQRLNVAMGTARAIQFLHSDSPSLIHGDVKSSNILLDQALNPRLADFGLARFSRRPKPGQHSSTLGRTQTVRGTLAYLPLEYIQTGTLSTAIDVFSFGVVLLEILTGRQPMETDPDGRSKYLKDLPNEEEEPTALPLSAATTSTSSPALQPGSRLHQRHKDPRAGPCPEQVAAALGRLACRCLHRRGKRRPSMAEVYQELEQLQLTLSREAAAPFLLPGPPRAPQESSYPSRPHNQPEESDESLDSELQSHGGLSRERVVLRPPGDAAPQIIINPARKRLMDRLALYAGGALDSVAVLSSLSLGEGNCPLQPLQMESEGPPRPFREPEESDEFEA; translated from the exons CCTCCAGGATCGTCCGAAACCAAGTGGAGCTGCGCCTGTACGAGCGGACGGAGGGGCGGACCCAGAACGTCATGTGGGCCTGGATGAATCGCAACGCTCGCGTCTCCGACCTCCTCCACATCCTCAAGGACTTGCAACTTTACCTGGCCCATGACGTCATCGCCGCCT GGCATCCTCCAGCGCTCCGCCCAAAGCCCAGTGCACCCCCCTCTCGCCTTCCGTCTGTCTTCCACGATCCCCCGCGCCCCCCAGATCCTGGTGGGGATGGCAGCCGGCTGAAGACTTCTTTGTGGGACCCCCAGAAGGGAGCATCTTCGCCTCCTGCAG GATGCCGGTTGGAGCGAAGCGTTTGTCCTGCCAAATCAGACCGAGACCCATCTAGTTGGACCGTCGGACCCACCAGTGGCCGGTCAGAGGCTTCTGGGACCGCACCAGCCGGACACGAAG AATCCCCCTGCCCGTCACAATCTCTGCCGGACCCCTCACGTAGCAGCCGCCTCAGCAGTGATGGCCGAAGCAGCTCACCTTTACCTCCTCCTGCCCACCTGAAAGAAGAACAG GCCGGTGACTCCGTCTCCCCGACCTGCCCCTTCTCCTGGCCTCTGCAGGAACTGCTTGTGGCCACGGACAACTTCTCTGAGCACCTGAAAATCGGCGAAGGCGGCTTCGGTTGTGTCTACCGGGCCCGGCTCCGCAACACGGATTACGCTGTCAAACGGCTCAAGGAG AAAGCAGAACTGGACTGGGCAGTGATTCAGAACAGCTTCGTCACGGAGGTGGAGAAACTCTCCCG gttccggCACCCCAACATCGTGGAGTTTGCGGGTTACTGTGCCGAAGAAGGCAACTTCTGCCTGGTCTACGTCTTCCTCCCCAAGGGCTCCCTGGAGGACCACGTGCACGGGCAG GCCGGCCTCTGCCTCTCCTGGGCCCAGCGCCTCAACGTGGCCATGGGGACGGCCAGAGCCATTCAGTTCCTGCACAGCGACTCCCCCAGCCTCATCCATGGAGATGTCAAGAG CTCGAACATTCTCCTGGATCAGGCGCTCAACCCTCGGCTGGCTGACTTCGGACTGGCCCGGTTCAGCCGCCGGCCAAAACCCGGGCAACATAGCAGCACGCTGGGCCGGACCCAGACGGTGCGGGGCACGCTCGCCTACCTGCCCCTTGAGTACATCCAGACCGGGACGCTTTCTACGGCCATCGACGTCTTCAGCTTCGGCGTG gTACTCCTGGAGATCTTGACAGGAAGGCAGCCCATGGAGACGGATCCAGATGGGCGCAGCAAGTATTTG AAGGATCTGCCGAACGAAGAAGAGGAGCCGACGGCCCTCCCGCTGTCTGCCGCGACGACGTCCACCTCCTCCCCAGCTCTGCAGCCCGGCAGCCGTCTCCACCAGAGGCACAAGGACCCCAGAGCCGGACCCTGCCCGGAGCAAGTGGCTGCTGCATTAGGGAGGCTGGCCTGCCGTTGCCTTCACCGCCGAGGCAAGCGACGCCCTTCGATGGCCGAG GTCTACCAGGAGCTGGAGCAGCTGCAGCTGACCTTGTCCAGGGAAGCAGCCGCCCCTTTTCTGCTGCCGGGACCCCCCCGCGCCCCCCAGGAAAGCTCCTACCCCTCCCGGCCGCACAACCAGCCCGAAGAGAGCGACGAGAGCCTGGACTCGGAGCTGCAGAGCCACGGAGGCCTGTCCCGAGAGCGAGTCGTGCTCCGCCCCCCAG GCGATGCTGCCCCTCAGATCATCATCAACCCGGCACGGAAGCGCTTGATGGATCGGCTGGCACTCTACGCCGGAGGGGCCCTCGACAGCGTGGCTGtactttcctccctctccttagGGGAAGGGAACTGCCCGCTGCAGCCGCTGCAGATGGAGAGCG aggGTCCTCCAAGGCCTTTTCGTGAGCCTGAAGAGAGCGACGAGTTCGAGGCTTGA